In Nocardioides sp. W7, the genomic stretch ATGTCGCGGTGGGAGTAGCGCCGCCCGCCCCCACCCGTGCGACCGGGCGTGATCAGGCCCATCCGCTCGTAGGTGCGCAGCGTCTGCGGGTGCAGCCCGCTGAGCTCCGCCGCCACGCTGATCACGAAGACGGCGGCGTCCGGTCCGGGCGCCTCGAACGGCGCCCGTCCCCTCACCGCTCGCCCCCGTGGGTCACGATCCCGCCTGGTCGAAGAGGTTCGCCCGGAGCGGGGTGCCGGCCATCGCGTCGCGATAGGCCTCGACCGCGGCCCGGGCCTGCTCGTGCAGGTGGGCCGGGACGTGCACGTTGACCGTGGCCAGCAGGTCGCCGGTGCTGCCGTCGGCCTTCTTGGCGCCCTTGCCGCGCACCCGGAAGGTGCGGCCGTTGGGGGTGCCGGCCGGGATCTTCAGCGTGACCGGCGCACCGGCCAGGGTCGGGATCTTCACCTCGGCCCCCAGCGCGAGCTCGTCGAAGGAGACGGGCACGTCGATGGTCAGGTTGTCGTCCTTGCGGCCGAACACCCGGTGCGGGCCGACCTTCACGGTGACGTAGAGGTCACCCGCCGGGCCACCGCCCTCGCCGGCGCCGCCCTTGCCGCGCAGCCGGATCCGCTGCCCGTCCTTGACCCCCGCGGGGATCCGGGCCTGGATGGTGCGCGCCGAGGTGCCACGACCCGAGCCCTGGCAGACCGGGCACGGGTCGTCGTAGACCAGCTGACGGCCGCCGCACGACGGGCAGGTCTCGTTCATCGAGAACCCGCCGCCGACCGACGCGACGACGTACCCCGCGCCCTCGCACTCGGGGCAGACGTGCGGCTTGGTGCCCGGCTTGCCCCCGGTGCCGTTGCACTCGGCGCAGGCCGCGTCGGAGGTCAGCCGCAGCGAGATCGTGACTCCCTCGAGGGAGTCGGCGAAGCTGATCGTCGCCGTGCTCTCGACGTCCGGGCCCTTCCGGGCGCGACGCGGCTGCTGTCGCCGGGAGCCACCACCCCCGAAGAGGTCGCCGAACATGTCGCCGAACCCACCGCCGGCACCGCCGGGACCGCCGGCGCCGCCGCCCGCCCGGTCGCGGAGCAGGTCGTCGAGGTTGAAGCCGGTGCCGGCACCGCCGAACCCGGGGCCGCCACCGGAGTAGCGGTACCCGCCGGAGCCCATCGAGGACCGGAACTCGTCGTACCGCGCGCGCTTGGCGGGGTCGCCGACCACGTCGTACGCCTCGGCGACCGCCTTGAACTTCTCGTGCTTGGCGTCGTCCCCCGGGTTGGAGTCGGGGTGGTTGGCCCGCGCGAGCTTGCGGTAGGCCTTCTTGATGTCGTCGGTGGTCGCGTCCTTCTTGACGCCGAGCTCGGCGTAGAAGTCCTTCTGGGCCCAGTCGGCCCGGTATTCGTCACTCATCAACGCACCCCCTCTCCAGTTCCACGGTGGTTGAGTCCCGACTCTCGGTGGTCGAGCCTGTCGAGACCCATGCTCAGGCCGTCGGCCCGGACGGCGGGTCGACGACGAGGACCTGCGCGGCCCGCACCACCCGATCGCCGATCCGGTAGCCGGCCTTGGCGATCACCTTGCAGGTGGTCACCTCGACCTCGGCGTCCTCGCCGACGTGGCTGAGCGCCTCGTGCAGGCTCGGGTCGAAGGCGTCGCCCGGCGCACCGAACTTCGTCAGGCCCAGACCGGCGACGGTGCGCTCGAGCTGCTCGGCGACGGCCTTGAAGCCGTCCTCGAGCGGCGCGTGCTCCCGCGCGCGGTCGATGGTGTCGAGGACCTCGGTGATCGGCGCGAGCGCGGCGTACGTCGCGTTCTGCTTGATCA encodes the following:
- a CDS encoding DnaJ C-terminal domain-containing protein: MSDEYRADWAQKDFYAELGVKKDATTDDIKKAYRKLARANHPDSNPGDDAKHEKFKAVAEAYDVVGDPAKRARYDEFRSSMGSGGYRYSGGGPGFGGAGTGFNLDDLLRDRAGGGAGGPGGAGGGFGDMFGDLFGGGGSRRQQPRRARKGPDVESTATISFADSLEGVTISLRLTSDAACAECNGTGGKPGTKPHVCPECEGAGYVVASVGGGFSMNETCPSCGGRQLVYDDPCPVCQGSGRGTSARTIQARIPAGVKDGQRIRLRGKGGAGEGGGPAGDLYVTVKVGPHRVFGRKDDNLTIDVPVSFDELALGAEVKIPTLAGAPVTLKIPAGTPNGRTFRVRGKGAKKADGSTGDLLATVNVHVPAHLHEQARAAVEAYRDAMAGTPLRANLFDQAGS
- the grpE gene encoding nucleotide exchange factor GrpE — protein: MTEPREEPVIPTGEEQPAPPPEGAPEDRSEAGEGTEEPLVELDPLQTARDEVTLLQHELAERTSDLQRLQAEFVNYKRRVERDRDLIKQNATYAALAPITEVLDTIDRAREHAPLEDGFKAVAEQLERTVAGLGLTKFGAPGDAFDPSLHEALSHVGEDAEVEVTTCKVIAKAGYRIGDRVVRAAQVLVVDPPSGPTA